One window of Jannaschia sp. CCS1 genomic DNA carries:
- a CDS encoding DUF2161 domain-containing phosphodiesterase — translation MKETDLYPPVKAHLEAEGFEVKGEVGPADVVGVRDGDMVIVELKKGFSLTLFHQGIARLAVADAVYVAVTKGRGRPWLKSLRENVRMARRLGLGVMAVDVEAGTVKVYCDPGPYAPRKVARKRRAILGEFEKRAGDPNLGGLQGPRVTAYRQEAMLCAEFLALAGAAKGADVAKSTGVARATLIMRNNHYGWFEKVSKGVYALTDTGRAAASD, via the coding sequence ATGAAAGAGACCGATTTATACCCGCCCGTGAAGGCGCATCTGGAGGCCGAGGGCTTCGAGGTCAAGGGCGAGGTGGGTCCTGCCGATGTAGTGGGTGTGCGGGACGGCGATATGGTCATCGTGGAGTTGAAAAAGGGGTTTTCCCTGACGCTCTTTCACCAAGGCATTGCCCGGCTGGCTGTGGCAGACGCGGTCTATGTGGCCGTCACGAAGGGGCGCGGGCGGCCCTGGCTGAAGTCCCTGCGCGAGAACGTCCGAATGGCCCGGCGGCTGGGTCTGGGGGTTATGGCGGTGGATGTGGAAGCGGGCACGGTGAAGGTCTATTGCGATCCCGGCCCCTACGCTCCGCGCAAAGTGGCGCGCAAACGGCGGGCGATCCTGGGGGAGTTCGAGAAGCGCGCGGGGGACCCGAACCTGGGCGGATTGCAGGGCCCTCGGGTCACAGCATACAGGCAGGAGGCGATGCTGTGCGCGGAATTCCTGGCCCTGGCCGGGGCGGCCAAGGGGGCGGATGTGGCGAAATCCACTGGCGTGGCCCGGGCGACCCTGATCATGCGCAACAACCACTACGGGTGGTTCGAAAAGGTGTCGAAGGGGGTGTACGCCCTGACCGACACCGGGCGTGCGGCGGCCTCTGACTGA
- a CDS encoding RelA/SpoT domain-containing protein — protein sequence MVNFVKPIHTKSRIRSAGKRIVKGNDTLDDNLVLENFRGSHAYILNTFQANIRNHSRGIVQSIGQRLKRRNTIIDKMRREPNMPLVAMHDIAGCRMVFNSLDDLRAVRESMHGARWRHSLTHELDKYDYILRPKSTGYRGIHDVYEYKVNSVGGVPWNGLKVEIQYRTLPQHAWATAVEVADLITSNRIKFADATQHYLRYFQLASEVIARTSEGSASCCAELTNAELKLEFDQADRRLGLLQTFDNLRGTSGQALQFRRNTLLIFRFDVGEAEDALELRTFENVNRAIEAYDELEKEFGDRADIVLVRGESEANIRDAFRNYFSDARAFVDLVRNGLADL from the coding sequence ATGGTCAATTTCGTAAAGCCAATCCACACAAAAAGTCGGATAAGATCTGCTGGCAAGAGAATCGTCAAGGGTAACGACACACTTGACGATAACCTAGTTCTGGAAAACTTTAGAGGCTCCCACGCATATATCTTAAACACTTTTCAGGCAAATATTCGGAACCACTCAAGAGGGATAGTGCAATCTATCGGCCAACGCTTAAAGCGCCGAAATACGATTATCGACAAAATGCGGCGGGAACCAAACATGCCGCTCGTGGCGATGCATGATATCGCAGGGTGCCGTATGGTGTTTAATTCACTTGATGACCTTCGAGCAGTTAGAGAATCAATGCACGGCGCAAGGTGGCGTCATTCTCTCACCCATGAACTCGATAAATACGACTATATATTGCGCCCAAAATCGACAGGATACCGAGGCATTCACGATGTATACGAATACAAGGTGAATTCGGTCGGCGGTGTGCCTTGGAACGGTCTCAAGGTTGAAATTCAATACCGGACACTTCCACAGCATGCCTGGGCCACTGCCGTCGAGGTAGCAGATTTAATTACCTCCAACCGGATAAAATTTGCGGATGCAACTCAACACTATCTGAGATATTTTCAACTGGCTAGTGAAGTAATTGCTAGAACATCTGAAGGATCAGCATCTTGCTGCGCGGAATTAACGAATGCTGAATTAAAGCTGGAGTTCGATCAAGCGGATCGCCGCCTTGGGCTACTTCAAACCTTTGACAATCTGCGAGGAACATCCGGGCAAGCATTGCAATTTCGCCGAAACACACTTTTGATTTTTCGTTTTGACGTGGGTGAAGCAGAAGACGCTTTGGAATTAAGAACTTTTGAGAATGTGAATAGAGCGATCGAAGCATATGACGAACTCGAAAAGGAGTTCGGAGATCGGGCCGACATTGTTCTTGTCCGGGGCGAAAGTGAGGCAAACATTAGAGATGCTTTTCGGAACTATTTTTCCGATGCTAGAGCATTCGTTGACTTGGTAAGAAACGGTCTAGCTGATCTTTAA
- a CDS encoding alpha/beta fold hydrolase: MPDPMLETYTFGAEGSAPPILIAHGLFGSARNWNVIAKRLAEERFVISVDMRNHGASPWTAPHTYGAMADDLAEIIDKIGGRADVIGHSMGGKAAMVLALTHPVSVRKLVVADIAPVAYEHTQQGMIDAMRVVDLSIVETRGDADRQLARAVEEPGVRAFLLQSLDVRERRWRFNLDQLEADMPAILGFPDDVDGPFEGDVLMLSGTASDYVLPDHRDTIKQLFPAARFAKIPGAGHWLHAEKPREFEAATAAFLG, from the coding sequence ATGCCTGATCCCATGTTGGAAACCTACACCTTTGGGGCCGAGGGCTCTGCCCCGCCGATCCTGATCGCCCACGGTCTGTTCGGGTCGGCCCGCAACTGGAACGTCATCGCCAAGCGCCTGGCGGAGGAGCGTTTTGTGATCAGCGTCGACATGCGCAACCATGGGGCCAGTCCCTGGACTGCGCCCCACACCTATGGCGCAATGGCGGATGATCTGGCTGAAATCATTGATAAAATTGGTGGACGGGCGGATGTGATCGGCCATTCCATGGGTGGCAAGGCGGCGATGGTTCTGGCGCTGACGCACCCCGTATCGGTGCGCAAACTGGTCGTGGCCGACATCGCGCCGGTGGCCTATGAGCACACGCAGCAGGGCATGATCGACGCGATGCGGGTTGTGGATCTGTCGATTGTCGAGACCCGTGGCGACGCGGACCGACAGCTGGCACGGGCGGTTGAGGAACCCGGCGTGCGGGCATTTCTCCTGCAATCCCTGGACGTTAGGGAGAGGCGCTGGCGGTTCAACCTGGATCAGTTGGAGGCCGATATGCCCGCGATCCTGGGCTTTCCGGACGACGTGGACGGCCCGTTTGAGGGCGACGTCCTGATGCTGTCAGGCACCGCGTCCGACTACGTTTTGCCAGACCACCGCGACACCATCAAACAGCTCTTCCCCGCCGCGCGGTTTGCGAAAATCCCCGGTGCGGGGCACTGGCTCCACGCCGAAAAACCGCGCGAGTTCGAGGCCGCAACAGCCGCGTTTCTGGGGTGA
- a CDS encoding DUF4160 domain-containing protein, whose protein sequence is MPTVFRHDGFRFFFYSNEGDPREPVHVHVMKGGGEAKFWVSPVAVARSSGFDARTLRRLALVVQANGKRIEEAWHEHFGS, encoded by the coding sequence ATGCCAACGGTCTTCCGCCACGATGGATTTCGATTTTTCTTCTATTCCAACGAGGGCGACCCGCGCGAGCCGGTGCATGTGCACGTGATGAAGGGCGGTGGCGAAGCGAAATTCTGGGTGTCGCCGGTTGCGGTGGCCCGCAGTTCAGGGTTTGACGCCCGCACTCTGCGGCGGTTGGCCTTGGTGGTACAAGCGAACGGCAAACGGATCGAGGAGGCGTGGCATGAGCATTTCGGCAGTTAG
- the rpmB gene encoding 50S ribosomal protein L28: protein MSRVCELTGKGPMTGNNVSHANNKTKRRFLPNLSDVTLGSDLLDRRFKFRISNAALRTVDHRGGLDAFMAKAKDDELSTRALKIKKEIVKAQAAQA, encoded by the coding sequence ATGTCGCGCGTCTGCGAACTGACCGGCAAAGGCCCGATGACGGGCAACAACGTAAGCCACGCCAACAACAAGACGAAGCGCCGCTTCCTCCCGAACCTGAGCGATGTGACGCTCGGCTCGGATCTGCTGGACCGCCGCTTCAAGTTCCGCATCTCCAATGCGGCCCTGCGCACGGTCGACCACCGCGGTGGCCTGGACGCGTTCATGGCGAAAGCCAAGGATGATGAGCTCAGCACTCGCGCGCTGAAAATCAAGAAAGAGATCGTAAAGGCCCAGGCGGCTCAGGCGTAG
- a CDS encoding pirin family protein, with product MSIRPILETRPAQATMEGAGVHLHRAFGFQDPSELDPFLLFDDFRNDDPAFYAKGFPWHPHRGIETITYVLEGTVEHSDSLGNSGKLGPGSVQWMTAGSGILHQEMPLGNATGQMHGFQLWGNLPAADKMTAPRYQDIQGADIPEVTDDDGVHVRVITGAFWGKRGPVDGIAADPQYLDVTVPAGVKKTFRIDTYRRAFAYVFEGAGAFVDASGPQGVLLEKEVLGEEVNIRDLSGNRTLIRFGTGDEVTVQAGEEGVRFLLISGAPIEEPVAWHGPIVMNTQAELQQAMRDLQNGTFIKPVH from the coding sequence ATGTCTATTCGTCCCATATTGGAAACACGTCCCGCGCAGGCCACGATGGAGGGTGCGGGCGTCCACCTGCACCGCGCATTCGGCTTCCAAGATCCGTCCGAGCTGGACCCGTTCCTGCTGTTTGATGACTTCCGCAACGATGACCCGGCCTTTTACGCCAAGGGGTTTCCATGGCACCCGCACCGCGGGATCGAGACCATCACCTATGTGCTGGAAGGCACGGTGGAGCATTCCGACAGCCTGGGGAATTCCGGCAAGCTGGGGCCGGGATCCGTACAATGGATGACCGCAGGGTCGGGCATTCTGCACCAGGAGATGCCGTTGGGGAACGCGACGGGTCAGATGCATGGCTTTCAGCTGTGGGGCAACCTGCCTGCCGCCGACAAGATGACCGCCCCGCGCTATCAGGATATTCAGGGCGCGGATATTCCGGAGGTGACCGACGATGACGGGGTGCATGTCCGCGTGATCACCGGGGCGTTCTGGGGCAAGCGGGGGCCGGTTGATGGCATCGCCGCGGACCCGCAATATCTTGATGTGACAGTTCCGGCTGGCGTGAAGAAGACGTTTCGCATCGACACCTACCGCCGGGCGTTTGCGTATGTGTTTGAAGGGGCTGGCGCATTTGTCGATGCGTCCGGGCCCCAGGGCGTGCTGCTGGAAAAGGAGGTCCTGGGCGAAGAGGTCAACATCCGCGACCTCTCGGGCAACCGCACGCTGATCCGCTTTGGCACCGGCGATGAGGTGACGGTACAGGCGGGGGAGGAGGGGGTGCGCTTCCTCCTGATTTCGGGCGCGCCGATTGAGGAGCCTGTCGCCTGGCACGGACCGATCGTGATGAACACCCAGGCGGAGTTGCAGCAGGCCATGCGCGATTTGCAGAACGGGACCTTCATCAAACCGGTGCACTAG
- a CDS encoding BrnA antitoxin family protein, whose protein sequence is MAAQPKPLSKAARAHHFYMAEAMKRLEWDLQNHLMDARRIPEAWHEISTRRSSPKKQLTVRFDEDVVKFFKSAGPGYQSRMNDVLRAFMHLKLGGFLHGEETIDAFRDGEQAGEARPQWGYGEEMERRFREEMADMRFKAGME, encoded by the coding sequence ATGGCTGCCCAACCCAAACCCCTCTCCAAAGCCGCCCGCGCGCATCACTTCTACATGGCCGAGGCGATGAAACGCCTGGAATGGGACCTGCAAAACCACCTGATGGACGCGCGCCGCATCCCCGAGGCGTGGCACGAAATCTCCACCCGGCGGTCCAGCCCGAAAAAGCAACTGACCGTCCGGTTTGATGAGGATGTGGTGAAGTTCTTCAAATCCGCCGGGCCGGGCTATCAGTCCCGGATGAACGACGTCCTGCGCGCCTTCATGCACCTGAAGCTGGGCGGGTTTTTGCACGGGGAGGAGACGATTGACGCGTTCCGCGATGGCGAGCAGGCGGGCGAGGCGCGGCCGCAATGGGGCTATGGCGAGGAAATGGAGCGCCGGTTCCGGGAGGAGATGGCGGATATGCGGTTCAAGGCGGGGATGGAGTGA
- a CDS encoding copper chaperone PCu(A)C — translation MTFKTTLLAAAFAVFPALASAHMVIEDAYARASSPVAQSGAAFMTIFNHNDFDDRLIGVTSTAAERLELHTHIMEENGVMRMVEVEEGFPIAAGETIALERGGMHVMLLGLTEPLVQGEEIEITFTFETSDPVTHIITIDNERQPAEGGHGDHSGHGDHSGHGDMDTEDDHSGHSTDG, via the coding sequence ATGACCTTCAAAACCACGCTCCTCGCCGCCGCCTTCGCGGTGTTCCCCGCCCTTGCATCCGCCCATATGGTGATCGAGGACGCCTACGCCCGCGCCTCCAGCCCCGTGGCCCAATCCGGCGCGGCCTTCATGACCATCTTCAACCACAACGATTTCGACGACCGCCTGATCGGCGTGACCTCCACCGCCGCCGAGCGGTTGGAACTGCACACCCACATCATGGAAGAGAACGGCGTCATGCGCATGGTGGAGGTTGAAGAGGGCTTCCCCATTGCCGCCGGCGAGACCATCGCATTGGAGCGCGGCGGGATGCATGTTATGCTTCTGGGCCTGACCGAACCCCTGGTCCAGGGTGAAGAGATCGAGATCACCTTCACATTTGAAACCTCTGATCCGGTCACGCACATTATCACCATCGACAACGAACGTCAGCCCGCAGAGGGCGGTCATGGCGACCACAGCGGCCACGGTGATCACAGCGGCCACGGTGATATGGACACCGAAGACGATCATTCCGGCCACAGCACCGACGGCTGA
- the lepA gene encoding translation elongation factor 4, whose translation MTDLNRIRNFSIVAHIDHGKSTLADRLIQLTGTVAARDMQAQLLDQMDIERERGITIKANTVRIEYPAKDGHTYILNLIDTPGHVDFAYEVSRSMQAVEGSLLVVDASQGVEAQTLANVYQAIDADHEIVPVLNKVDLPAAEPDRVREQIEDVIGIDASEAVEISAKTGIGIPDVLEAIVTRLPAPKGDRDAPLKAMLVDSYYDSYLGVVVLIRVIDGVIKKGDKIKMMRTGGQYPVDRLGVFTPKMKDIGELGPGEMGFLTASIKQVRDTRVGDTITHDKHGAEQPLAGFKPSQPVVFCGLFPVDTNQFEDLRDAIEKLALNDASFSHEMETSAALGFGFRCGFLGLLHLEVIRDRLEREYDIDLITTAPSVIYHVHMRDETMVDLHNPADMPDPAAIDRIEEPRIKATILVPDDYLGDVLKLCQDRRGIQIDLTYAGTRAMVVYDLPLNEVVFDFYDRLKSVTKGYASFDYQMIGYREDALVKMQVLVNDEPVDALSIMVHRDRAETRGRAMVEKLKDLIPRHMFKIPIQAAIGGRVIARETLSAMRKDVTAKCYGGDASRKRKLLDKQKAGKKKMRQFGKVEIPQSAFISALKMDG comes from the coding sequence ATGACCGACCTCAATCGCATCCGCAACTTCTCCATCGTCGCCCACATCGACCACGGGAAATCCACGCTGGCGGATCGTTTGATCCAGCTGACCGGCACCGTGGCCGCGCGCGATATGCAGGCGCAGCTCCTAGATCAGATGGATATCGAGCGGGAGCGCGGAATTACCATCAAGGCCAACACCGTCCGCATCGAATACCCGGCGAAGGACGGCCACACCTATATCCTCAACCTCATCGACACGCCCGGCCACGTCGATTTCGCCTATGAGGTCAGCCGCTCCATGCAGGCGGTCGAGGGCTCCCTGCTGGTCGTCGATGCCTCCCAGGGGGTGGAGGCGCAAACGCTCGCCAACGTCTATCAGGCCATCGACGCGGATCATGAGATTGTGCCGGTCCTCAACAAGGTCGACCTGCCCGCCGCAGAGCCCGACCGGGTGCGCGAGCAGATCGAAGACGTCATCGGCATCGACGCCTCGGAAGCCGTTGAAATCTCCGCCAAAACCGGCATCGGCATCCCCGATGTGCTGGAGGCCATCGTCACCCGCCTGCCTGCCCCCAAGGGCGACCGCGACGCGCCGCTGAAGGCCATGCTGGTGGACAGCTATTATGACAGCTATCTGGGCGTCGTTGTCCTGATCCGCGTCATCGACGGGGTCATCAAGAAGGGCGACAAGATCAAGATGATGCGCACCGGCGGGCAGTATCCCGTTGACAGGCTTGGGGTGTTCACGCCCAAGATGAAAGATATCGGAGAGCTTGGTCCGGGCGAAATGGGGTTCCTGACCGCCTCCATCAAACAGGTGCGTGACACGCGGGTGGGCGACACGATCACCCATGACAAACACGGCGCCGAGCAGCCGCTTGCGGGCTTCAAACCCTCCCAGCCCGTGGTCTTCTGCGGCCTCTTCCCCGTGGACACCAACCAGTTTGAGGACCTACGCGACGCCATCGAAAAGCTCGCCCTCAACGACGCGAGTTTCTCCCACGAGATGGAGACATCTGCCGCCCTCGGCTTCGGCTTCCGCTGCGGGTTCCTGGGCCTGCTGCACCTCGAAGTGATCCGCGACCGGTTGGAGCGCGAATACGATATCGACCTGATCACCACCGCGCCCTCGGTCATCTACCACGTCCACATGCGCGACGAGACCATGGTGGACCTGCACAACCCCGCCGACATGCCCGACCCCGCCGCGATTGACCGCATCGAGGAGCCGCGCATCAAGGCCACGATCCTGGTCCCCGACGACTACCTCGGCGATGTCCTGAAACTCTGCCAGGACCGGCGCGGCATCCAGATCGACCTCACCTACGCCGGCACCCGCGCGATGGTCGTCTACGACCTGCCCCTGAACGAGGTGGTCTTCGACTTCTACGATAGGCTGAAAAGTGTGACCAAAGGGTATGCGTCCTTCGATTATCAGATGATCGGCTACCGCGAGGATGCGCTGGTCAAGATGCAGGTGCTGGTGAATGACGAGCCGGTCGACGCCCTCTCGATCATGGTCCACCGTGACAGGGCCGAGACCCGGGGCCGCGCGATGGTCGAAAAACTCAAGGACCTCATCCCCCGCCACATGTTCAAGATCCCGATCCAGGCGGCGATTGGCGGGCGTGTAATTGCGCGTGAAACGCTATCCGCCATGCGCAAGGACGTGACGGCGAAGTGCTATGGCGGCGACGCGTCCCGGAAGCGGAAGCTGCTGGACAAGCAGAAGGCCGGTAAGAAGAAAATGCGGCAGTTCGGGAAAGTCGAAATTCCCCAATCCGCCTTCATTTCCGCTCTCAAGATGGACGGCTAG
- the nrdR gene encoding transcriptional regulator NrdR has protein sequence MRCPFCGNVDTQVKDSRPAEDHVAIRRRRFCPACAGRFTTYERVQLRDLVVIKSNGKREDFDRTKLERSIRMALQKRPIEPERVDQMISGMVRRLESLGETDVQSKVIGEIVMERLAAIDTVAYVRFASVYKNFQATGDFEDFLSELRPPAPTTDT, from the coding sequence ATGCGTTGCCCATTTTGTGGAAATGTTGACACTCAGGTGAAGGACTCGCGTCCGGCCGAGGACCATGTGGCGATCCGGCGGCGGCGGTTTTGTCCCGCCTGTGCGGGCCGGTTCACGACCTACGAGCGGGTGCAGTTGCGCGATCTGGTGGTGATCAAGTCCAACGGCAAACGGGAAGATTTCGACCGGACGAAGCTGGAACGCTCGATCCGGATGGCGTTGCAGAAGCGCCCGATCGAGCCGGAGCGCGTGGATCAGATGATTTCGGGCATGGTGCGGCGGCTGGAATCTTTGGGTGAGACGGACGTGCAATCCAAGGTCATCGGCGAGATCGTGATGGAGCGCCTGGCGGCCATTGATACCGTGGCCTACGTGCGCTTTGCGAGTGTTTACAAGAACTTCCAGGCCACGGGCGATTTCGAGGACTTCCTGTCCGAGTTGCGCCCGCCTGCGCCGACCACTGATACCTGA
- a CDS encoding entericidin A/B family lipoprotein, translating into MTRMLILLTAVLGLSACETIGGVGEDVSTAGQAITATAQDVEDELD; encoded by the coding sequence ATGACCCGTATGTTGATTTTGCTCACAGCCGTCCTCGGCCTGTCCGCCTGCGAGACCATCGGAGGCGTCGGCGAAGACGTGAGCACCGCAGGCCAGGCAATCACGGCAACCGCGCAGGACGTGGAAGACGAATTGGACTAA
- a CDS encoding ParB N-terminal domain-containing protein — MPNQIPLRIEDIYVPAKRRKTLEAGKVDALANDILENGQTTPIRVREGASVRKDGERYVLLEGLHRLEALRALGEERVVVYVTQARLH; from the coding sequence ATGCCGAACCAGATCCCGTTGCGAATTGAAGACATCTACGTGCCCGCCAAGCGCCGCAAGACGTTGGAGGCGGGCAAGGTGGACGCGCTGGCCAATGACATTCTGGAGAACGGCCAGACCACGCCCATTCGGGTGCGGGAGGGGGCCTCTGTCCGAAAGGATGGGGAGCGATATGTGCTGCTGGAAGGGCTGCACCGGCTGGAGGCTCTGCGCGCGTTGGGGGAGGAGCGGGTCGTCGTCTATGTGACCCAGGCGCGCCTGCATTGA
- a CDS encoding AAA family ATPase, translated as MTPHHILISGCSGGGKSTLLSALAQRGFATVPEPGRRIVAQERAGNGNALPWVKPLAFARHALDMAASDLATATTAGDDVVFFDRGMIDAAVACAHAGGPSYRTLLPDPLPYARRVFLTPPWPEIFVQDAARQHGLDDAEAEYLRLSQALDDFGYETHVLPKAPVQARVDIILADLGLS; from the coding sequence ATGACCCCACACCACATTCTGATCTCCGGCTGCTCCGGCGGCGGCAAGTCCACCCTGCTCAGCGCCCTTGCCCAGCGTGGTTTTGCCACCGTGCCGGAGCCGGGCCGCCGCATCGTCGCACAGGAACGTGCGGGCAATGGCAACGCCCTGCCCTGGGTCAAACCGCTGGCCTTCGCCCGCCATGCGCTGGACATGGCGGCCTCTGATCTGGCCACCGCCACGACCGCGGGCGATGATGTGGTGTTCTTCGACCGCGGGATGATTGATGCCGCCGTCGCCTGCGCCCATGCCGGGGGGCCGTCCTATCGCACGCTCCTCCCCGATCCGCTGCCCTATGCGCGGCGCGTCTTCCTCACCCCGCCCTGGCCCGAGATCTTTGTGCAGGACGCCGCGCGCCAACACGGCCTGGACGACGCCGAGGCGGAATACCTGCGCCTTTCGCAAGCCCTCGACGACTTCGGCTATGAGACACATGTCCTTCCGAAAGCGCCCGTGCAGGCCCGTGTCGACATCATCCTCGCGGATCTGGGCCTGTCGTGA
- a CDS encoding DUF2442 domain-containing protein, whose product MSISAVSVRFDEDTMWVSLSDGRVIGAPLAWFPRLMGADAEALAEVEVSAFGLHWAALDEDVSVVGLLEGKAGVEAA is encoded by the coding sequence ATGAGCATTTCGGCAGTTAGTGTCCGGTTTGACGAGGATACGATGTGGGTGAGCCTCTCGGACGGGCGCGTCATCGGCGCGCCTTTGGCGTGGTTTCCGAGACTGATGGGGGCTGATGCTGAGGCGCTGGCGGAGGTTGAGGTGAGCGCGTTCGGGTTGCATTGGGCGGCTTTGGACGAGGATGTGTCCGTGGTGGGGTTGCTGGAGGGGAAGGCTGGGGTGGAGGCGGCTTGA
- the ribD gene encoding bifunctional diaminohydroxyphosphoribosylaminopyrimidine deaminase/5-amino-6-(5-phosphoribosylamino)uracil reductase RibD, protein MSDARWMALALSLGARGMGQVWPNPAVGCVLVREGRVVGRGWTARGGRPHAEVVALGQAGALARGACAYVSLEPCNHVGQTGPCASALIDAGVARVVVACEDPDPRVAGGGIARLRAAGVEVVVGVGAAEAERAHTGFFRRVREGRPMLTLKVATSLDGRIATASGESQWITGPDARRRVHGMRARHDAVLVGAGTARADDPSLTVRGFGDVPQPVRVVVSRRLDVPVDLALGRTARDVPVWLVHGPDVPSAARAAWVAAGATLIESALGAGGQLDVGAALQRLGEAGLTRVFCEGGGALAASLLTADLVDELAVFSGGLVIGAEGTPSVGAMGLTGLAEAPRFTRERVEGVGPDALSLWTRTVE, encoded by the coding sequence ATGAGCGATGCGCGCTGGATGGCCCTGGCGCTGTCCCTGGGCGCGCGCGGCATGGGCCAGGTCTGGCCGAACCCGGCGGTGGGCTGCGTTTTGGTGCGCGAGGGACGCGTGGTGGGGCGCGGCTGGACGGCGCGCGGCGGACGGCCCCATGCGGAGGTTGTGGCGCTGGGCCAGGCGGGGGCGTTGGCGCGCGGGGCGTGTGCCTATGTGTCTTTGGAGCCCTGCAATCATGTTGGACAGACCGGCCCCTGCGCGAGTGCGTTGATCGACGCGGGCGTGGCGCGGGTCGTGGTGGCCTGCGAGGACCCGGATCCGCGTGTGGCGGGCGGCGGCATCGCGCGGCTGCGGGCGGCGGGGGTGGAGGTTGTCGTGGGCGTTGGCGCGGCAGAGGCTGAGCGCGCCCATACCGGGTTCTTCAGGCGGGTGCGAGAGGGGCGTCCGATGCTGACGCTCAAAGTCGCGACCTCCCTGGATGGACGGATCGCGACGGCCAGCGGAGAAAGCCAGTGGATCACAGGGCCCGATGCGCGCCGCCGCGTCCACGGGATGCGCGCGCGCCACGATGCGGTGCTTGTCGGCGCAGGAACGGCCCGGGCCGATGATCCGTCCCTGACAGTGCGTGGATTTGGCGATGTGCCGCAGCCGGTGCGGGTGGTGGTGTCCCGCCGGTTGGACGTGCCGGTGGACTTGGCTCTGGGTCGCACCGCGCGGGACGTTCCGGTGTGGCTGGTCCACGGGCCGGATGTGCCCTCGGCAGCGCGCGCGGCGTGGGTGGCGGCGGGCGCGACACTGATTGAAAGCGCGCTGGGTGCCGGTGGACAACTGGACGTCGGGGCCGCTTTGCAGCGGCTGGGTGAGGCCGGGCTGACGCGGGTGTTCTGCGAAGGCGGAGGGGCGCTTGCGGCGTCTCTTTTGACCGCGGATCTGGTGGACGAGCTGGCGGTTTTTTCCGGCGGTCTGGTGATCGGCGCGGAAGGCACACCGTCGGTCGGCGCGATGGGTTTGACGGGATTGGCGGAGGCGCCTCGGTTCACGCGGGAGCGCGTTGAGGGTGTCGGGCCGGATGCGCTGAGCCTCTGGACGCGCACTGTGGAATAG